A stretch of the Patescibacteria group bacterium genome encodes the following:
- a CDS encoding sortase translates to MDYFKPYKYEKNSNLKSQISKPVRVYVAGFLIFLGTSIAYVKVVSPYTRSLFLYSQAKPLFYPVLGYKTGQANFSFEELKKYARAVSPNKNVPEKFFLTIPKLKIYEAEVKTNDTSLAPNKMLGHYAGTALPGESFNSFIYGHAVFEEYFDPLDYKKIFSTLPNLLPGDEFYIKYLNKTYKYVVTMKKTLEPSDVNPYENFYPDIPNNSTVSLMTCVPPGRKDFRLIVVGSLVKQGN, encoded by the coding sequence ATGGATTACTTTAAACCGTATAAATACGAAAAAAACTCAAATCTCAAATCTCAAATCTCAAAACCTGTAAGGGTATATGTGGCAGGGTTTTTAATTTTTTTAGGAACAAGCATTGCTTATGTAAAGGTTGTAAGTCCTTATACAAGGTCACTCTTCCTTTATTCTCAAGCGAAACCTTTGTTCTACCCTGTTTTAGGTTATAAAACGGGTCAAGCAAACTTTTCTTTTGAAGAACTAAAAAAATACGCGCGCGCCGTTTCCCCAAATAAAAATGTTCCCGAAAAGTTTTTTCTAACAATACCAAAACTTAAAATTTATGAGGCGGAAGTTAAAACAAATGACACTTCTCTTGCGCCAAATAAAATGCTTGGCCATTACGCGGGAACGGCTCTTCCGGGAGAAAGTTTCAACTCTTTTATATACGGGCATGCCGTATTTGAGGAATATTTTGACCCTTTGGACTACAAAAAAATATTCTCCACCTTGCCAAACCTTTTGCCGGGAGACGAGTTTTACATTAAATATCTAAACAAAACCTATAAATATGTGGTTACTATGAAAAAAACTTTGGAACCTTCGGATGTTAATCCTTATGAAAACTTTTATCCAGATATCCCAAATAACTCAACCGTAAGTCTTATGACTTGCGTACCCCCGGGAAGAAAAGATTTTCGCCTAATTGTTGTTGGGAGTTTGGTTAAGCAGGGAAACTAA